CAGCGCTCATCGACTATCTCGTCTCGAACTACGAGGTCGATGTCGAAGAAGGACGCCACGTCACAGACGGCCTGCTGCACGCGCCGACCGTCGAGGAGACCGTGCGCGCCGTGCGCCTCACGCCGCGAGAGCAGGCGTGTGCCCCACTTGTGTTTGTGCTGACGAACTATCCAGCCGTGAGACTGCACGCCGGAGCGCTTTTCAGGGAGTTCTATCCCTCGTGCGGCTGCAAGGCTTGCGATGAGCGATGGGACGATGTTGCGGACGAACTCGAATGGCAGGTGTTCGCGATCGTGGGCGGCGGATTCACCGAAGAGGTAAGCGAACCACGACGTGCGAAATGGAGCTACGATCGCGGCCACGGCTTCGTGAAAGGCATGGGCCAGACCGTCTCCCACCGTCTTCGGGCTCTCGATGGAGGACATCAGCGGGGCGGCCAGTCGCGGGCCGAAGACGTACCAGCCGAACTGCTCAAGACTGCCCGCGCCACGCTCGATGCGGTCGCCGCAGTCAGCGCCGACGGTAACTGGCTGCCCTGGCCACCCAAAGCCTCTCGGCTACTGATCAGTTCCCAGGCGACCCCGGCATGACCGCTCTGGTCACAGGCTGAGTCCAGGCCGTCCTCGCTGGTGATCAGGGCCGGTCCTCGTCGGCCCCGCGTTGCGGCGTGTGAGGGCTTCCTGCCGGGCTTGCAGGGCCTCGCGTTCGGCCCGTTGCTGCTCGCGTCGGTGGGTGAGCCATTCGGCGGCCTCGGTGACGGGACGTGCGTCCAGCTCCGCGATGATGTCCCTTGCTTCGGCTGCGCGCTTCCTGGCGTGTTCGGCGTCGGCTCTGGGGTTGGGGATGCGGAAGGTGCCCCGCATCTGCCGTGCCTGCTCCGCCCCGTACACCTCGACGGTGAGGCGATCCCGCTCGACGGCCTGCCGCTGGGCCGTCTGCTGCTTCCCGGCCTCCGCATCGCTGATGGCCTGTTCAGCCGCCCGCACCTCCGGATGGGCATCGGCATGTTCCGTCGCGATCGTCTGCGCCCACTCGGCAAGGGGACGCAAGAGAGACGGTGCGGTTCCCCATGTCTGGGTGACGTGCTGCTCGATCTTCTCGACCGATTCCTTGGCGGCGTTGATGTTCCGGGCGGCGGTGCGCTTGCGCCCGAACCGCGCCTCCCTCGCTTCATTGCGGGCAGTGTGAAGATGGGCGCGAGCTTCTACGAGTTCTTGCCCGTCCGCCCGCGCCTGCTTTTCCACTTCGGCGGTGACCGTGCGGCGCGTGTGCTCTGCAAGCTCCTTCGCCTGGGCGACCAGTTCGGCGTGCTCCCCGGCTTCGACGTGCTGCGCCTGCTTCTGTGCCACGAGCCGGGCGGTGGCGTCCTCGAACAGTGCCGTGTCTTGATCCGCGCGCTCGATGAGCTGCGTGAGGCGTGCCCGCTCCGTCTGCACAAGACGCACCGGCCCATCCTCAACAAGCCCCCGCACAGCTTCCTCCGCACGCTGGGTTGCGTCGGTGAGGCCCCGGTCGGCGCGGTCGCGTTCCATCGCCGCGACGAACTGCTCCCGCGCCTGCTCCTGGCTCTCGGCGACGACGTGCAACAGGTTCTGCTCACGGCCGCGCGTCATGCCGACATACACACTCGCGGCACTGGTCGCATCAGTAAGAAGCGTGTGCGATCCCGTGACAGTCGCGCCCTGAACCCCGTAGGCGGTCGCCGCATACGACAGGTGCGCATGCTCGGCCACATAGTCGGCCGGGATGCGCAGGGTGCGCTGTCGCTTTCTCCCGCTTCCGGCCTCGCGCACACGCAATGCCCCGTCCTCATCGACTCGTTGCACGATCCAGTTCTGCCGGTTCGCGACGCCGATGCTGGTGTTGTTCTTGCGCGTTTGGATCACGTCCCCGGCACCGATGGGCAGGCCGTCACTGCCGGTCGCGGTGCGGTGGTCGTCGACCTCGCCACGCGCCACTCGTTCCTCACGCTTACGCGCGTTCACCGTGCGGGCTTCGTCGTTGGAGGTGACTGTGACGGCTTCTCCCTTCCGCTGCTGTGCGGCGATGTGCTCGCGCACGTCCTCGTCGCTTGGGTGGAGGCGCACGAGGCCGAGCGCGGTGAGTCGGTCGAAGACCTCGCCGGGGTTGCTCCCGTCGCGCATCCGCACCGTGACCTCGGCATAGGCGGGATCGGTGAAACGGTGCACTTCCGCCATGTCGACGGTGCGGCCCCGGAGCTGCGCAGCCATATCGAGTACCCCGCCGCGCCCGACGGCGGCGAGCTGCGCGCGATCCCCGATGAGCGCGACGGTCGCGCCTGCTTCGGTGGTGACGGTTAGGAGGGCGATTGCGGTGTCTTGGTCGAGCATTCCGGCTTCGTCCACGATCACCCGCTCACCCCGCGCAAGCCGCGACGCCTCGGGCACTCCTATGTAGGTGCGTCCGCTTTCGGGGTCTGTGTCGCCCGGCGCGAGGCGCGTCCATACGCCATCCTCGTTCCAACGCCACCCGTGCGCGTGCACGAGCGCCGCAACACTGGTTGCGGGCACGCCGAGTTCATCGTGCGCGACCTGCGCGGCGCGCAATGTCGGCGCGACCACTCGCGATGCTCTGCCGTGCTGGGCTGCAACGTCTATGGCGGTGCGCAGCATGGTCGTCTTCCCACTGCCCGCTGCTCCTTCCACAATCACCAGCGGATCGATCGAAGCGACCGCTCCCGCAGCCTCGGTCTGTCCGCCGTCGAGTCCCGCCGCTTCTGCGAGGCGGCGCACGTCGGGGTGCTCCGGCTCCTGTTCGGGCACCTGGGCGGTGAGGAGGTCGCGGAGCTGGGTTTCGGCGTGCAGGACGCGCACGCTTGTCAGATGCGCCACATGCTCCGGGCGTGGTGCGTCGGGTGGGAGGATCGAGAAGCAGTCCTCCAACGCGAGCCGGGTCGCAACGGTGACGAAGTCGCGTATCTGATCGGGTGCGGCGCGTACTCCGTATTCGGTCATGATCCGGGTTGCGTGCTCTTGCACCGTGTGAGTCGTCCATGCCGATGCGCCTGCGGCGCAACGATCCAACGCGCGGGAGGCGACCTCCTGCACGCTGAGGTCATCGAGGCCCACCGGCGCAGGAGTTGCGGGGCGTTGCAGGGCCTGGGGGTCGTATCCGGCGGCGCGCAACTCCGCGAGCCACGCGGCTTCTTCGCGGAGTGTGGTCGGCTTCTTCGCGGGCCGCTCGTACGCCCACGCTTGCGCTCTCAGCCGCGATGCGACGACCGGCCCCATCGTCTCGCCGGGATGAGCGGCCTCCCATTCGGCCGTCATGCGGTCAAGATGCTTGCCGACCTGTGCTCCGCGTTTGCTCATCACGCCGTTGAACTGCTGCAACTCGGCGACCTCCCCCCTCACGGCGTCGAGGGTGAGGCCGTGACGATCCAGAACGGCGGCAAGCTGCGGGTGCGCGGCTATCACTCCCATGCCCAGAGCGCGAATCGCGCCCTGCTGCTTGAACATCGCTCCCGTGTCCAATGCGCGCCACTTCCCGGCCGCCCACACCCTCGTACCGACCTGCATATGAATATGCCGGTGCGGATCACCGGCACGCGAGGTTCGGTGCGTGATGCCAACGACCTGCATGTGCTCAATAGGCACTACCTCCTGACGCCCGCGCGGGCCAACACGGGTGACCGAGTGCTGCGCGAGCCAGCGTCGAATCTCGGAAAGCGCGGCCTGCTGCGCCTGATCGAGAGCATCGGAGACTTCCGGGTGGAGCGCGGCAGCGATAGACAGCGACTTCGGAGAGGTCACGACCATCTCCATGAACCGGGGCGACCCTTGACGGCCTTCTCCCGGCAGGCGCGGTGTCCCCATCGACTCGCCCGTGACCGGGTTCATCCAGTCCACCCAACCCGCATACGCCCCCGGATCAAGGCCAAGCGCCGTCGTGACGTTGCCAGCGCCGTCGATCACGGCGAACTCCGCGACCGTGGTTCCCTCGCCGAGATAGTAGTCGTCAGCGCGGGAGCGGTCTGCTTCGACATAGCAGCGCGCGTCTGCTCCGGTTCCCCGGAACGGGATCACGCCACCATGCATTACACTCACCACCAATATTTCTAATACGGTAATCTGTGTATCCACCACGGTAGCATACGCCCATTCAGAAGAAAAGGGCTGATAGCGAACACGGTTGGGGCGTCGGTATGAACTGATTTGCGAGCACTGAAACATGAGGGTCGTGCTGGGTAAGCATCGTGAGGTCTTGACCGTGACTGAATGAGCATTTAGTCTGCTATATGTGCATTCAGTATCTGAGTCTTCTGATCTGACCGGGCGCGCTCGTCTTCGAGACGTGGCGATCGAGTTGTTCGCGGAGCGGGGCTTCGACAAGACGAGCGTGAAGGCAATCGCTGAGGCCGCAGGGGTGAGTCCTGGACTGGTGATTCATCACTACGGGTCGAAGGACGAGCTGCGGCGCGTGTGCGACGAGCATGTGATCGCCAAACTGCTCGATGAGCGTTTCTCCTCTGCGGAGGCTCCTTCCCCGAACCTGGTGCAGGCGCTTCTGGCAGAGGCGACGAGCGCGGGGCCGATGTTCAACTACATCGCTCGCCTGCTCATCGAACCGGGCAAGGCCGGTGACGAGCTGTTCGCCCGGTTGGTGGCGAGCACTCGGCAGAACCTGGCCGAGGGGCGTGAGTCGGGGTCGATCAAGCCTGCCTCTGATCCTGACGCGACCGCGATGCTGGTCACGGTGTTCGGGCTTGCGCAGTTCCTCGTGCGTGACCGCTTCGCGCAGGTGCTGGGCGCTGACCCGTTCTCTGCTGAGGGTGCGGCGCGACTCACCCTCCCGACTCTCGAAATCTTCACCGACGGCCTCTACGCCGACACGGGGCTTCTTGCGGCGGCTCGAAGCGCTCTCGCTGGGCAGCAGGATGCCGCATCGGACGAGGGGAAGGATGAGAAATGACGGCCGTTATCGAGGCGCGCGGGTTACAGAAGAAGTACGGCAAGCATCTCGCCGTCGATGGGATCGGCCTGCGGGTCGAGCAGGGTTCGGTGTTCGGGCTGATCGGGCCGAACGGTGCGGGCAAGACGACCACGCTGCGGATGCTCGTGGATATCATTCGCCCCACTGCTGGCGAGTTGAAGGTGCTTGGCTCCGTGCCACGGCGCTCCGGTATCGCGTTGCGTCGCCGGATCGGTTACCTTCCCGGCGAGCTGAAGTTGGCCGAACGTATTCAAGGCGGAACGCTCTTGCGCCATCTGGCGCAGATAAGCGGCCCGGTCGAGCCGGGCAGGATCGAGACGCTGGCCGAACGCTTGGGCCTTGACCTCAGCCGCCCGGTGCGTG
This genomic stretch from Schaalia sp. JY-X169 harbors:
- the mobF gene encoding MobF family relaxase — encoded protein: MDTQITVLEILVVSVMHGGVIPFRGTGADARCYVEADRSRADDYYLGEGTTVAEFAVIDGAGNVTTALGLDPGAYAGWVDWMNPVTGESMGTPRLPGEGRQGSPRFMEMVVTSPKSLSIAAALHPEVSDALDQAQQAALSEIRRWLAQHSVTRVGPRGRQEVVPIEHMQVVGITHRTSRAGDPHRHIHMQVGTRVWAAGKWRALDTGAMFKQQGAIRALGMGVIAAHPQLAAVLDRHGLTLDAVRGEVAELQQFNGVMSKRGAQVGKHLDRMTAEWEAAHPGETMGPVVASRLRAQAWAYERPAKKPTTLREEAAWLAELRAAGYDPQALQRPATPAPVGLDDLSVQEVASRALDRCAAGASAWTTHTVQEHATRIMTEYGVRAAPDQIRDFVTVATRLALEDCFSILPPDAPRPEHVAHLTSVRVLHAETQLRDLLTAQVPEQEPEHPDVRRLAEAAGLDGGQTEAAGAVASIDPLVIVEGAAGSGKTTMLRTAIDVAAQHGRASRVVAPTLRAAQVAHDELGVPATSVAALVHAHGWRWNEDGVWTRLAPGDTDPESGRTYIGVPEASRLARGERVIVDEAGMLDQDTAIALLTVTTEAGATVALIGDRAQLAAVGRGGVLDMAAQLRGRTVDMAEVHRFTDPAYAEVTVRMRDGSNPGEVFDRLTALGLVRLHPSDEDVREHIAAQQRKGEAVTVTSNDEARTVNARKREERVARGEVDDHRTATGSDGLPIGAGDVIQTRKNNTSIGVANRQNWIVQRVDEDGALRVREAGSGRKRQRTLRIPADYVAEHAHLSYAATAYGVQGATVTGSHTLLTDATSAASVYVGMTRGREQNLLHVVAESQEQAREQFVAAMERDRADRGLTDATQRAEEAVRGLVEDGPVRLVQTERARLTQLIERADQDTALFEDATARLVAQKQAQHVEAGEHAELVAQAKELAEHTRRTVTAEVEKQARADGQELVEARAHLHTARNEAREARFGRKRTAARNINAAKESVEKIEQHVTQTWGTAPSLLRPLAEWAQTIATEHADAHPEVRAAEQAISDAEAGKQQTAQRQAVERDRLTVEVYGAEQARQMRGTFRIPNPRADAEHARKRAAEARDIIAELDARPVTEAAEWLTHRREQQRAEREALQARQEALTRRNAGPTRTGPDHQRGRPGLSL
- a CDS encoding DUF6226 family protein; amino-acid sequence: MSEYTRPQIESVEFRDDDGNVIEYGNRWASRGGTPPEDSYSVDEHPERFAPLHTVAAALIDYLVSNYEVDVEEGRHVTDGLLHAPTVEETVRAVRLTPREQACAPLVFVLTNYPAVRLHAGALFREFYPSCGCKACDERWDDVADELEWQVFAIVGGGFTEEVSEPRRAKWSYDRGHGFVKGMGQTVSHRLRALDGGHQRGGQSRAEDVPAELLKTARATLDAVAAVSADGNWLPWPPKASRLLISSQATPA
- a CDS encoding TetR/AcrR family transcriptional regulator, translated to MHSVSESSDLTGRARLRDVAIELFAERGFDKTSVKAIAEAAGVSPGLVIHHYGSKDELRRVCDEHVIAKLLDERFSSAEAPSPNLVQALLAEATSAGPMFNYIARLLIEPGKAGDELFARLVASTRQNLAEGRESGSIKPASDPDATAMLVTVFGLAQFLVRDRFAQVLGADPFSAEGAARLTLPTLEIFTDGLYADTGLLAAARSALAGQQDAASDEGKDEK